The following coding sequences are from one Wenzhouxiangella sp. AB-CW3 window:
- a CDS encoding YSC84-related protein — protein sequence MTSQSLSRPFIAIALIALLGACATTPSDDTLIRESEATVARFVERDPGIQRWVDQAHGYAVFPDIGKGGFGIGGAFGRGIVFEQERPVGRTTVSQGTIGAQIGAQSYSQIIFFRDERALQTFQRENFEFSAQATAVAATTGAAATTSYERGVAVFIMSRGGLMAEATVGGQRFRYTNL from the coding sequence ATGACCAGCCAGAGCCTTTCCAGACCATTCATTGCCATCGCCCTGATCGCCCTGTTGGGCGCCTGTGCAACCACGCCTTCGGACGACACCCTGATTCGCGAATCCGAAGCCACCGTGGCTCGCTTTGTCGAGCGCGACCCCGGCATCCAGCGATGGGTCGACCAGGCCCATGGCTACGCGGTCTTCCCGGACATTGGCAAGGGCGGATTCGGAATCGGCGGCGCATTCGGCCGTGGCATCGTGTTTGAACAGGAACGACCGGTCGGTCGCACCACGGTATCGCAAGGTACGATCGGGGCGCAGATCGGCGCACAATCCTACAGCCAGATCATTTTCTTTCGCGACGAACGCGCCCTGCAGACCTTCCAGCGCGAGAACTTCGAGTTTTCCGCCCAGGCCACGGCCGTGGCAGCCACCACGGGCGCCGCGGCAACCACCAGTTATGAGCGCGGCGTTGCGGTGTTCATCATGTCGCGCGGCGGCCTGATGGCCGAGGCCACGGTAGGCGGCCAGAGGTTCCGCTACACGAATCTGTAA
- a CDS encoding putative bifunctional diguanylate cyclase/phosphodiesterase, with product MKLRGSYALMVALVYAAAGALWILFSDGLVERMTDDMAVLAAFQAYKWWLFVLASAVLVFWLSWRVLAEQHSLIRRLRQTAIVFERTHEGVIITDHRNRITEVNPAFVRMVGRPEVLLEGVDLATLHSSRHDTDFFFHIRHHIHERGYWTGEIWNLGPDGSEQPHQVTVTHLGAGRDGQDRYAWIFTDITRLKEAQKRLEDLAYHDALTGLPSRLQISDLLRRQLADSPQQKMAALYVDLDHFRNVNDSFGHPVGDDLLVLVARRLQSRLPEGALLAHLGGDEFLIVLKDISGEQQIERCAQSTLKAVAEPFVLPNQREVYVRASIGIAMYPDDAGSAMEMLQYANAAMFEAKKAGRNAWHYFSAQMVRRASQRLQLDARLRRALEREEFTLHFMPIMAGPGTPRPCATEALLRWQQADGNLLAPEHFIAAAEETGLVVPLGRWALESACQQAARWPELIGRPLPVAVNLSAQQFRTGGLLADVEHALEQSGLAPAMLHLELTESMLMEQIETGQNLLGQLRELGVHVSLDDFGTGYSSLSYLRRFDVDTLKIDQSFITELVEKAADRDLVSAIISMAHCLHLNVVAEGVGDASQLEILRRLGCDCYQGYLFSPPLSASEITSWLAGQQQTTVPG from the coding sequence ATGAAATTAAGGGGAAGCTACGCGCTCATGGTTGCTCTGGTCTATGCGGCCGCGGGTGCGTTGTGGATCCTGTTCAGTGATGGCCTGGTCGAGCGGATGACCGATGACATGGCCGTTCTGGCAGCCTTTCAGGCCTACAAGTGGTGGCTGTTCGTTCTGGCCAGCGCGGTACTGGTCTTCTGGCTGAGCTGGCGGGTGCTGGCCGAACAGCACAGTCTGATACGCCGCTTGCGGCAAACGGCCATCGTCTTCGAGCGCACCCATGAGGGAGTGATCATTACCGATCACCGCAACCGGATTACCGAGGTCAACCCGGCTTTTGTGCGCATGGTGGGCCGCCCGGAGGTGCTGCTGGAGGGCGTTGATCTGGCCACCCTGCACTCGTCCCGGCACGATACCGACTTTTTCTTCCACATCCGCCATCACATCCATGAAAGAGGCTACTGGACCGGCGAGATCTGGAATCTGGGCCCCGATGGTAGCGAGCAGCCCCACCAGGTCACCGTGACTCATCTGGGTGCGGGCCGTGACGGCCAGGATCGGTATGCCTGGATCTTTACTGACATCACCCGTCTCAAGGAGGCGCAGAAGCGGCTGGAGGACCTTGCCTACCATGATGCCCTGACCGGGCTGCCGTCACGCCTTCAGATCAGTGATCTGCTTCGTCGGCAGCTGGCCGACTCGCCGCAACAGAAAATGGCCGCGTTGTATGTCGACCTGGATCACTTCCGCAATGTCAACGACAGTTTCGGGCATCCAGTAGGGGATGACCTCCTGGTGCTGGTGGCCCGGCGTCTTCAGTCCCGGCTGCCCGAGGGCGCGCTGCTGGCCCATCTTGGGGGCGATGAGTTCCTGATCGTGTTGAAAGACATCAGCGGTGAGCAGCAGATCGAACGCTGTGCACAATCCACACTTAAGGCTGTCGCCGAGCCGTTCGTGCTGCCCAATCAGCGCGAGGTGTATGTCAGGGCCAGCATCGGCATTGCCATGTATCCAGACGATGCCGGGTCGGCGATGGAAATGCTGCAGTATGCCAATGCAGCGATGTTCGAGGCCAAAAAGGCCGGGCGCAACGCCTGGCACTACTTCTCGGCCCAGATGGTGCGCCGGGCCAGCCAGCGCCTCCAGCTTGATGCCCGGCTCCGTCGCGCGCTAGAGCGTGAGGAGTTCACCCTGCACTTCATGCCGATCATGGCCGGTCCCGGGACGCCCCGGCCCTGCGCAACCGAAGCATTGCTGCGCTGGCAACAGGCCGATGGCAATCTGCTGGCGCCGGAACACTTCATTGCCGCGGCAGAGGAGACCGGGTTGGTGGTGCCGCTGGGGCGCTGGGCGCTTGAATCGGCCTGCCAACAGGCGGCACGCTGGCCGGAGCTGATTGGACGTCCCCTGCCAGTCGCGGTGAACCTCTCGGCTCAGCAGTTCCGGACCGGCGGTCTGTTAGCCGATGTCGAGCATGCACTTGAGCAGTCCGGCTTGGCACCTGCCATGCTGCACCTGGAGTTGACCGAAAGCATGCTGATGGAGCAGATCGAAACCGGGCAGAATCTGCTGGGTCAGTTGCGTGAGCTGGGCGTGCATGTGTCGCTGGACGATTTCGGTACCGGCTATTCCTCGCTGTCCTACCTGCGCCGATTCGACGTCGACACACTCAAGATCGATCAGAGTTTCATCACCGAGCTGGTCGAAAAAGCAGCAGATCGCGACCTGGTATCGGCCATCATCAGCATGGCCCACTGCCTGCATCTCAACGTGGTGGCAGAAGGTGTCGGGGATGCATCACAGCTCGAAATCCTCCGCCGGCTGGGCTGCGATTGCTACCAGGGTTACCTGTTCAGCCCACCCCTGTCGGCGTCAGAAATTACTTCCTGGCTCGCCGGTCAGCAACAGACTACCGTGCCGGGCTAG
- a CDS encoding phosphomannomutase codes for MRSLPNSPFKAYDIRGRVPDQLDETLARRIGMAYAQVVDPKGPVAIGHDMRPSSKPLATALAAGLNAAGIDSCDIGLCGTEVVYHAASQPGMGGGIMVTASHNPADYNGMKMVREQAIPLSADSGLREIEDLLASDTEQQPSASAGQHRRIDVFDDYVHRVRSFVDLEQLKPMKLVVNAGNGCAGPAFDAIARGLPIEVVRLHHDPDGSFPNGVPNPLLSENRAVTAEAVVEAGADFGIAWDGDYDRCFFFDHQGRFIEGYYLVGLFARQLLEKQPGEKIILDPRLTWNTLEEVRSAGGQPLINKSGHAFIKERMRAEDALYGGEMSAHHYFRDFAYCDSGMIPWLLLAERLSISGKSLAELVDERLAAYPCSGEINFTVEDAETVIARVLEHFASDHPEIDRIDGISLAFSDWRFNLRSSNTEPVVRLNVETRADEGLLARKTRELTELITGRDHS; via the coding sequence GTGCGCTCACTTCCCAACTCTCCCTTCAAGGCCTACGACATCCGGGGCCGGGTGCCCGATCAGCTCGATGAAACCCTGGCACGTCGCATCGGCATGGCCTACGCTCAAGTGGTCGATCCAAAGGGTCCGGTGGCCATCGGTCATGACATGAGGCCTTCGAGCAAACCGCTGGCCACGGCCCTGGCCGCCGGCCTCAATGCTGCCGGCATCGACAGTTGCGACATCGGCCTGTGCGGCACGGAGGTGGTCTACCACGCCGCATCCCAACCGGGCATGGGCGGTGGCATCATGGTGACTGCCAGCCACAATCCGGCCGACTACAATGGCATGAAGATGGTGCGCGAACAAGCCATCCCCCTGAGCGCCGATTCCGGCTTGAGGGAGATCGAAGACCTGCTGGCCAGCGACACTGAACAACAGCCCTCGGCGTCTGCCGGACAGCATCGGCGAATTGACGTCTTCGATGACTACGTGCATCGGGTACGCTCTTTTGTCGATCTCGAGCAACTCAAGCCCATGAAGCTGGTGGTCAACGCCGGCAATGGCTGCGCCGGACCGGCCTTTGACGCCATAGCACGCGGCCTGCCGATCGAAGTGGTCCGTCTGCACCATGACCCGGACGGCAGCTTTCCCAATGGTGTTCCGAACCCGTTGCTGTCGGAGAACCGCGCCGTGACGGCGGAGGCCGTCGTCGAAGCCGGTGCGGATTTCGGCATTGCCTGGGATGGCGATTACGACCGCTGTTTCTTCTTCGATCACCAGGGCCGTTTCATTGAAGGCTATTACCTGGTCGGATTGTTTGCCCGCCAGTTGCTCGAGAAGCAACCAGGCGAGAAGATCATTCTCGACCCGCGCCTGACCTGGAACACGCTGGAAGAAGTGCGTTCTGCTGGAGGCCAACCACTGATCAACAAGAGCGGGCACGCCTTCATCAAGGAGCGCATGCGCGCCGAAGACGCCCTGTATGGTGGCGAGATGTCGGCACACCACTACTTTCGGGACTTCGCCTACTGCGACAGCGGCATGATCCCGTGGCTGCTGCTGGCAGAAAGGCTGAGCATCAGCGGGAAGTCGCTGGCCGAGCTGGTCGACGAACGCCTGGCTGCCTATCCCTGCAGCGGTGAGATCAACTTCACTGTGGAGGATGCCGAAACCGTCATCGCGCGCGTACTCGAGCACTTCGCTTCGGACCACCCGGAGATCGACCGCATCGATGGCATCAGCCTGGCGTTTTCCGACTGGCGCTTCAACCTGCGTTCATCGAATACCGAACCGGTTGTGCGTCTGAACGTGGAAACCCGGGCTGATGAAGGCCTGCTGGCGCGAAAGACCCGGGAGCTCACGGAACTGATCACTGGCCGGGATCATTCATGA
- a CDS encoding alkane 1-monooxygenase, translated as MLTRTYHYTAPDGRPSTYRDRKRVLWLLSVVFPLMPAFAVWMHYATASEWGLLFPLVFSYGAGPLLDWMLGEDRSNPPELTVPELENDHYYRVLTWLTVPLHVLALLVTAWWVATQDLSLPGWLALALVAGLFSGVAVNTAHEMGHKRERLDQWLSRIALAVPAYGHFTVEHNFGHHKHVATPEDCASARMGESIYRFALREMPGGVLRAWRIERQRLERRGHGPWSLRNTIVQSWLITLFLQGGLLLVFGLSLLPFLLVHNLVAWFQLTSANYVEHYGLLRLKDENGRYERCQPHHSWNSNHVFSNLLLFHLQRHSDHHANPLRRYQSLRHFDDVPRLPTGYFGMFLLAYIPSLWFRVMDRRLLSLPNIAGDLDRVNRQPAVTQAGHREG; from the coding sequence TTGCTGACCCGAACCTATCATTACACTGCCCCTGATGGGCGCCCGTCGACCTATCGGGACCGGAAGCGCGTCCTGTGGCTCCTGTCGGTGGTCTTTCCGCTGATGCCGGCGTTTGCCGTCTGGATGCATTATGCAACCGCCAGCGAATGGGGCTTGCTGTTCCCACTCGTGTTCAGCTACGGTGCGGGTCCGCTGCTGGACTGGATGCTGGGTGAGGATCGCAGCAATCCTCCCGAGCTGACGGTTCCCGAACTCGAGAATGACCACTACTACCGGGTGCTGACCTGGCTGACTGTGCCATTGCACGTGCTGGCCCTGCTGGTGACCGCCTGGTGGGTGGCGACCCAGGATCTGTCGCTACCCGGCTGGCTGGCCCTGGCATTGGTGGCCGGTCTGTTCTCGGGCGTGGCGGTCAATACGGCACATGAGATGGGCCACAAGCGCGAGCGTCTGGATCAGTGGCTCAGTCGCATTGCCCTGGCCGTTCCAGCCTACGGCCATTTCACCGTCGAGCACAATTTCGGTCATCACAAGCATGTGGCCACGCCGGAAGACTGCGCCAGTGCACGCATGGGAGAATCCATCTATCGCTTTGCGTTGCGCGAGATGCCGGGTGGTGTGCTTCGGGCATGGCGAATCGAGAGGCAGAGACTGGAGCGACGCGGCCATGGTCCCTGGAGCCTGCGCAACACCATTGTGCAGTCCTGGCTGATCACGCTTTTCCTGCAGGGGGGATTGCTGCTGGTCTTTGGTCTGTCCCTGCTGCCGTTTCTGCTTGTTCACAACCTGGTGGCCTGGTTTCAGCTCACCAGTGCAAACTATGTCGAGCACTACGGGCTGTTGCGGCTCAAGGACGAAAACGGTCGCTATGAACGTTGCCAGCCGCATCATTCCTGGAACAGCAATCACGTCTTTTCCAACCTGCTGCTGTTTCATCTGCAGCGTCATTCTGATCATCACGCCAACCCGCTGCGACGGTACCAGTCACTCAGGCATTTCGATGATGTGCCACGCCTGCCGACCGGCTACTTCGGCATGTTTCTTCTGGCCTACATCCCGTCACTATGGTTTCGGGTGATGGACCGGCGGCTGTTGTCACTTCCGAATATTGCCGGTGATCTCGATCGGGTCAATCGTCAGCCGGCGGTGACCCAGGCAGGGCACCGGGAGGGTTGA
- a CDS encoding DUF1622 domain-containing protein has protein sequence MLELFFDTVSFLVHFLEAVGIVVILGGFLHATWIFLINMRTQSTHQAYVEYRRRSVRGLILGLEFLVAADIIKTVAVDYTMESVLMLGLIILIRTLLVFALHLEIEGRFPWVSPDGEQQERG, from the coding sequence ATGCTGGAACTGTTTTTCGATACCGTCAGTTTCCTGGTTCATTTTCTTGAGGCCGTGGGCATCGTGGTCATTCTGGGCGGCTTTCTCCATGCCACCTGGATCTTCCTGATCAACATGCGCACACAGTCCACCCACCAGGCCTATGTCGAGTATCGACGCCGCAGTGTCCGGGGGCTCATTCTCGGGCTGGAGTTTCTGGTGGCTGCCGACATCATCAAGACCGTGGCCGTGGATTACACCATGGAAAGTGTGCTCATGCTCGGTTTGATCATCCTGATTCGCACACTGCTGGTCTTTGCCCTGCACCTGGAAATCGAAGGACGTTTCCCCTGGGTCAGTCCGGACGGCGAGCAGCAGGAAAGGGGCTGA
- the glyA gene encoding serine hydroxymethyltransferase: MFDSSYKISGFDPELAGAIAAEEQRQEEHIELIASENYASPRVMEAQGSVLTNKYAEGYPGKRYYGGCEHVDRAEELAIARVKELFGAGYANVQPHSGSQANQAVYLALLEPGDTILGMDLSEGGHLTHGSPVNFSGKVFHAVHYGLNRETGEIDYDRMADLAREHQPKMIIGGFSAYSRVVDWARMRRIADEVGAWFMVDMAHVAGLIAAGVYPNPVPHAHVVTSTTHKSLRGPRGGIILATGEDEKITKKFQSLVFPGCQGGPLMHVIAAKAVAFKEALEPEFKDYQQRVVDNARTMAKVIVERGYKVVSGGTDNHLFLVDLIDKDITGKDAEAALGRANITLNKNTVPGEPRSPFVTSGLRIGTPAVTTRGFDADDCRQLAGLICDVLDNMGDEGVETRTKEAALELCRRYPVYG, from the coding sequence ATGTTTGACAGCAGCTACAAGATCTCCGGATTTGACCCCGAACTGGCCGGCGCGATTGCCGCCGAGGAGCAACGTCAGGAAGAGCATATCGAGCTGATTGCTTCGGAGAACTACGCCAGTCCGCGGGTAATGGAGGCGCAAGGCTCGGTGTTGACCAACAAGTATGCCGAGGGTTATCCGGGCAAGCGCTATTACGGCGGCTGCGAGCATGTCGACAGGGCCGAAGAGTTGGCTATCGCGCGGGTCAAGGAGCTGTTCGGCGCCGGATATGCCAACGTGCAGCCCCACTCCGGTTCCCAGGCCAACCAGGCCGTGTACCTGGCGTTGCTCGAGCCCGGTGACACCATTCTTGGCATGGACCTGTCCGAAGGCGGGCACTTGACCCATGGATCTCCGGTCAACTTCTCCGGCAAGGTGTTTCACGCCGTTCACTACGGATTGAACCGCGAGACGGGCGAGATTGACTACGACCGTATGGCCGACCTGGCCCGGGAACACCAGCCGAAGATGATCATTGGCGGCTTCTCGGCCTACTCGCGCGTGGTTGACTGGGCCCGAATGCGCAGGATTGCCGACGAGGTCGGCGCCTGGTTCATGGTCGACATGGCGCACGTGGCCGGGCTGATTGCCGCCGGTGTTTATCCCAACCCCGTGCCGCATGCGCACGTGGTCACCTCAACGACCCACAAGTCGCTCAGAGGGCCGCGCGGCGGCATTATCCTGGCGACCGGCGAGGACGAGAAAATCACCAAGAAATTCCAGTCGCTGGTTTTCCCCGGCTGCCAGGGTGGGCCTCTGATGCACGTCATCGCGGCCAAGGCCGTGGCCTTCAAGGAGGCGCTGGAGCCAGAGTTCAAGGATTACCAGCAGCGCGTGGTCGACAACGCGCGCACCATGGCCAAGGTCATCGTCGAGCGCGGTTACAAGGTTGTTTCAGGCGGTACCGACAACCACCTTTTCCTGGTCGACCTGATCGACAAGGACATCACCGGCAAGGACGCCGAAGCCGCCCTGGGCCGGGCCAACATCACGCTCAACAAGAACACCGTACCGGGTGAACCGCGCTCACCCTTCGTTACCTCTGGCCTGCGCATCGGTACCCCGGCGGTGACCACCCGCGGCTTCGACGCCGACGACTGCCGCCAACTGGCCGGCCTGATCTGCGATGTGCTCGACAACATGGGCGACGAAGGCGTCGAGACCAGAACGAAGGAAGCCGCACTTGAGCTTTGTCGGCGGTATCCGGTGTACGGGTGA
- a CDS encoding four helix bundle protein, which translates to MAVDLVESIYRLTMRFPEQERFGLTAQIRRAAVSVPSNIAEGAGRIGDREFVRFLGIARGSLSELETQLHIAKRLGYIDDYESVEGLVGRLFGLIGGLIKHTNKRIQE; encoded by the coding sequence GTGGCAGTTGACCTGGTCGAATCGATCTATCGACTGACAATGCGTTTCCCAGAGCAGGAACGATTTGGATTGACGGCTCAAATTCGACGGGCTGCAGTCAGTGTGCCATCCAACATCGCGGAGGGCGCTGGCAGGATTGGAGATAGGGAGTTTGTCAGATTTCTGGGAATTGCCCGGGGGTCATTGAGTGAACTGGAAACTCAGCTACATATCGCCAAACGGCTCGGTTACATTGACGACTATGAAAGCGTCGAAGGCTTGGTGGGGCGCTTGTTCGGGTTGATCGGTGGTTTGATAAAGCACACCAACAAAAGGATCCAGGAATGA
- the nrdR gene encoding transcriptional regulator NrdR codes for MWCPFCNHTDTRVVDSRLATDGFQVRRRRECAACGARFNTFETPALKAPNVIKSDGSREAFDEDKLRGGMLKALEKRPVETQEVERAIRKLLREVRTLEEAEISSERIGDWVAAELSRLDQVAYVRFASVYRRFEDVQAFREEIERLERENPGVIDRRQISLLDDSEA; via the coding sequence ATGTGGTGCCCCTTCTGCAATCACACCGACACCCGCGTGGTCGATTCGCGGCTGGCCACGGACGGGTTTCAGGTCCGGCGTCGTCGCGAATGCGCGGCCTGCGGCGCCCGTTTCAACACCTTTGAAACCCCGGCGCTGAAAGCGCCCAACGTGATCAAGTCCGACGGCTCGCGCGAGGCTTTCGACGAGGACAAGCTCCGTGGCGGCATGCTCAAGGCGCTGGAGAAGCGCCCGGTCGAGACCCAGGAGGTCGAGCGCGCCATTCGCAAGCTGCTGCGCGAGGTCCGGACGCTGGAGGAGGCCGAGATTTCCAGTGAGCGCATTGGCGATTGGGTCGCGGCTGAGCTGTCGCGACTTGATCAGGTGGCTTACGTCCGTTTTGCCTCGGTCTACCGCCGTTTCGAGGATGTCCAGGCCTTCCGCGAGGAAATCGAGCGGCTGGAGCGGGAAAACCCCGGCGTAATCGATCGGCGGCAGATATCCTTGCTTGATGACAGTGAGGCCTGA
- the ribD gene encoding bifunctional diaminohydroxyphosphoribosylaminopyrimidine deaminase/5-amino-6-(5-phosphoribosylamino)uracil reductase RibD, producing MNFTADDHRYMSEALRLAELGRLTADPNPAVGCVIVNGGEVVGRGWHRAAGQPHAEPLALAEAGHRARGATVYVTLEPCSHQGRTPPCAQALIDAGVSEVVSAMADPHGRVDGSGHEQLSRAGVRVRSGLMERAARALNRGFVARHERGRPWLRIKLAVSLDGFVAGADGQSKWITSAAAREDVQQWRARASAILTGIGTVLADDPQMNLRLPGVDRHLTRVVVDSNGRMPENARMLGLAGTVIVAGRRHPGWERGGVEWCELPSLADGRVDLTVLLERLAERDINEIQVEAGSGLCGALMGAGLVDELLVYQAPVLIGKGKPMLAMAGMEKFADRLHLDLIESRRVGPDWRFLYQPAHQPDRQTGS from the coding sequence ATGAATTTTACTGCTGACGATCACCGTTACATGTCCGAAGCCCTGCGGCTGGCCGAACTGGGCCGGCTGACGGCCGATCCCAACCCGGCGGTGGGTTGCGTGATCGTCAACGGTGGCGAAGTGGTCGGGCGAGGCTGGCATCGGGCGGCTGGGCAGCCGCATGCCGAGCCCCTGGCATTGGCCGAAGCCGGACACCGGGCTCGTGGTGCAACGGTCTACGTCACGCTGGAGCCCTGCAGTCACCAGGGGCGAACACCCCCATGTGCCCAGGCATTGATCGATGCGGGTGTGTCCGAGGTGGTTTCAGCCATGGCCGACCCTCACGGTCGGGTTGATGGCAGCGGTCATGAGCAACTCTCCCGGGCCGGCGTTCGAGTGCGCTCGGGGCTGATGGAGCGGGCCGCCCGAGCGCTTAACCGTGGGTTTGTCGCGCGTCACGAGCGGGGTCGCCCGTGGCTGAGGATCAAGCTGGCCGTCAGTCTCGACGGCTTTGTCGCTGGTGCCGATGGCCAGTCGAAGTGGATTACCTCGGCAGCCGCGCGCGAGGATGTGCAGCAGTGGCGGGCGCGTGCCTCGGCCATCCTCACGGGCATTGGCACGGTGCTCGCCGATGATCCACAGATGAACCTGCGTTTGCCCGGTGTCGATCGACACTTGACTCGCGTGGTGGTCGATTCCAATGGCCGGATGCCCGAAAACGCCCGCATGCTGGGACTGGCCGGAACCGTCATCGTGGCCGGGCGCCGGCATCCGGGCTGGGAGCGCGGTGGGGTGGAATGGTGCGAGTTGCCGTCACTGGCCGACGGGCGTGTCGATCTGACAGTGTTGCTCGAGCGGCTGGCCGAGCGTGATATCAACGAGATTCAGGTTGAGGCGGGCTCCGGGCTGTGCGGGGCATTGATGGGTGCCGGGCTGGTTGATGAACTACTCGTATACCAGGCTCCGGTGCTGATCGGTAAGGGAAAGCCAATGCTGGCGATGGCAGGGATGGAAAAATTCGCCGACCGCCTCCATCTAGACCTGATCGAAAGCCGCCGGGTCGGCCCGGACTGGCGTTTTCTCTATCAACCGGCCCATCAACCGGACAGACAGACAGGTTCCTGA
- a CDS encoding riboflavin synthase, whose protein sequence is MFTGIVQAQGRVSARVQRGGGCRMRIDCAELQPHRWHEGDSVAVAGCCLTVLDLDEDGFSADLSAETLTRTSLGQLREGDPVNLEPALAAGDRLGGHLVTGHVDGLAEVVSIQPSGESRIFRFRVPGDLARFVAEKGSVTLDGVSLTVNAVDDDAFEVNLIPHTLKVTTLGRLDAGAVVNLEVDLVARYLDRLVEMRGKA, encoded by the coding sequence GTGTTTACCGGAATCGTTCAGGCCCAGGGCAGGGTATCGGCCCGGGTGCAACGGGGCGGCGGCTGCCGCATGCGCATCGACTGCGCAGAGTTGCAGCCGCATCGCTGGCACGAAGGCGACAGCGTGGCCGTGGCCGGCTGCTGCCTGACAGTCCTTGATCTCGACGAGGACGGCTTCAGCGCCGACCTGTCGGCCGAGACTCTGACGCGCACCAGTCTTGGCCAGCTCCGGGAGGGCGATCCGGTCAACCTGGAGCCGGCGCTGGCTGCCGGTGATCGTCTTGGCGGTCACCTGGTCACCGGCCATGTCGACGGCCTGGCCGAGGTGGTATCCATCCAGCCGTCGGGCGAGAGCCGGATTTTCCGATTTCGCGTGCCCGGAGACCTGGCGCGTTTTGTGGCCGAGAAAGGGTCGGTCACACTCGATGGCGTCAGCCTGACCGTCAATGCGGTCGATGATGACGCCTTCGAGGTCAATCTCATACCCCATACCCTGAAGGTCACTACCCTGGGCCGTCTGGATGCCGGGGCGGTGGTCAACCTGGAAGTCGATCTGGTCGCCCGTTACCTGGATCGGCTGGTCGAAATGCGAGGAAAAGCATGA
- the ribB gene encoding 3,4-dihydroxy-2-butanone-4-phosphate synthase, with the protein MKFDSIESILADIRDGKMVVMLDDEDRENEGDLIMAASMVRPEDINFMARYGRGLICLSLNRDRARQLGLQLMVRDTDRHHRTNFTVSIEAAEGVTTGISAYDRAHTIRTAVAPNAQPDHLNQPGHVFPLVAQPGGVLARAGHTEASMDLALLAGLEPAGVLVEILNEDGTMARRPQLEKFVAEHGLKMGTVADLIRYRLGTEQSVECVHSQTVGTAHGAFELKVFRDRINRKLHWALMRGEVQPDEPFPVRVHVPELLGDVIGITDPGFGMPLDAALADIARRGRGLALVLGYDEDDQSRLDGLLSTSGHDEQTDQDNQEHDLRSYGIAAQIIAELGIRRMQVFGAPKRLHALDGFGLEIVEYVVPEGEGESQ; encoded by the coding sequence ATGAAGTTCGATTCGATTGAATCCATCCTGGCCGATATTCGAGACGGCAAGATGGTCGTGATGCTCGATGACGAGGATCGTGAGAACGAAGGGGACCTGATCATGGCCGCCAGCATGGTGCGGCCCGAGGACATCAATTTCATGGCCCGCTACGGTCGCGGGCTGATCTGCCTGTCGCTCAATCGTGATCGCGCCCGGCAACTGGGTCTGCAGTTGATGGTGCGCGATACCGATCGGCACCACCGGACCAACTTCACGGTGTCCATCGAAGCTGCCGAAGGCGTGACCACCGGCATTTCGGCCTATGATCGGGCCCATACCATCCGTACGGCAGTGGCCCCCAACGCCCAGCCTGATCATCTCAACCAGCCCGGTCATGTCTTTCCGCTGGTTGCCCAGCCCGGGGGCGTCCTGGCGCGTGCCGGGCACACGGAGGCGAGCATGGACCTGGCGCTGCTGGCCGGCCTGGAGCCCGCCGGCGTACTGGTCGAGATTCTCAACGAAGACGGCACCATGGCACGCCGCCCGCAGCTTGAGAAGTTCGTTGCCGAACACGGCCTGAAGATGGGCACCGTGGCCGATCTCATCCGTTACCGGCTGGGCACCGAGCAGAGCGTGGAATGCGTGCATTCACAGACCGTTGGCACGGCGCACGGAGCTTTCGAGCTCAAGGTGTTTCGCGATCGCATCAACCGCAAGCTGCACTGGGCCCTGATGCGTGGCGAGGTGCAGCCCGATGAGCCATTCCCGGTCCGTGTCCATGTGCCCGAGCTACTGGGCGACGTAATTGGCATCACCGATCCCGGATTCGGCATGCCGCTGGACGCCGCCCTGGCCGATATCGCCCGTCGCGGGCGCGGGCTGGCCCTGGTGCTGGGCTATGATGAGGATGACCAGTCGCGACTGGATGGCCTGCTTTCAACCAGCGGGCATGACGAACAGACAGATCAGGACAACCAGGAACACGACCTGCGCAGCTATGGCATTGCCGCTCAGATCATCGCCGAGCTGGGCATACGGCGGATGCAGGTTTTCGGAGCACCGAAGCGCCTTCATGCACTGGATGGCTTTGGGCTGGAGATCGTCGAATACGTGGTTCCGGAGGGAGAAGGGGAAAGCCAATGA